One segment of Haemophilus influenzae DNA contains the following:
- a CDS encoding baseplate J/gp47 family protein, with translation MFIVPSLEDIRQAILRDVQSLEPSADVSIDSDYYARASSLAAVAEGIYAHQKWIIKQFFPDTADTDFLEKHAGLRGIRRRNATYASGRGATVTGTPDAVIKVGLQIKTDDNRFYETTESAVISASGSAVVTVRSLATGASQNIKTATKANFMAAPLGVQSDVVLNDVIGATDAESDASLLERLLEIIRRPPAGGNRYDYRTWALSVDGVDAAYVYPLRRGLGTVDIAITSNNDVPSDETIRRCQEYIDDVRPVTARESKVVKPDVTKVNFNIQVKISGVTLPEIKAAISTALANYFNTLIPGDDLIVSQCEAVVNNLVGVVDRKFTAPITNLKADVRTKIEWFRLGQITVTEMA, from the coding sequence ATGTTTATTGTGCCGAGTTTAGAAGATATTCGCCAAGCGATTTTGCGCGATGTGCAGTCATTAGAGCCGAGTGCTGATGTGAGCATAGATAGTGACTATTATGCACGTGCCAGTAGCCTTGCTGCTGTAGCGGAAGGTATTTATGCTCATCAAAAATGGATTATTAAACAATTCTTTCCCGATACTGCCGACACAGATTTTCTTGAAAAACATGCTGGCTTGCGTGGTATTCGCCGTCGTAATGCGACTTATGCTAGTGGGCGTGGCGCAACAGTGACAGGTACCCCTGATGCGGTGATTAAAGTTGGATTACAAATTAAAACAGACGATAACCGATTTTACGAAACCACCGAAAGTGCGGTGATTTCTGCAAGCGGTTCTGCCGTTGTTACCGTGCGAAGTCTTGCGACAGGTGCCAGCCAAAATATTAAAACTGCGACAAAAGCAAACTTTATGGCAGCACCTTTAGGCGTGCAATCCGATGTGGTGCTAAATGATGTAATTGGTGCAACGGACGCGGAAAGCGATGCGTCTTTGCTCGAACGTTTGCTTGAGATTATTCGCCGACCACCTGCTGGGGGCAATCGTTATGACTATCGTACATGGGCATTATCGGTGGATGGCGTGGATGCTGCTTATGTTTACCCATTGCGTCGTGGGCTTGGTACGGTAGATATTGCGATCACATCAAATAACGATGTGCCAAGCGATGAAACAATACGTCGCTGCCAAGAATATATTGACGATGTGCGCCCTGTGACCGCGCGAGAAAGCAAAGTGGTGAAACCTGATGTAACAAAAGTCAATTTTAATATTCAGGTAAAAATCAGTGGCGTGACCTTACCCGAAATTAAGGCAGCGATTTCCACCGCACTTGCGAATTATTTTAATACGTTAATCCCAGGCGATGATTTGATTGTGTCGCAATGTGAAGCGGTGGTAAATAACTTGGTCGGTGTGGTTGACCGTAAGTTTACGGCACCTATCACTAATCTAAAAGCAGATGTGCGTACAAAAATTGAGTGGTTTCGGTTAGGTCAAATCACCGTTACGGAGATGGCATAA
- the tnpA gene encoding IS200/IS605 family transposase: MKKETEIRHGRHCVFNMHVHLVFVTKYRRDVFTKAILDDLNLIFESVCNDFEAKLVEFDGEDDHVHLLIEYPPKVAVSTLVNSLKGVSSRMIRKKNYPSIRKKLWGNQLWSPSYFAGSCGGAPISIIRQYIEQQQTPD, from the coding sequence ATGAAAAAAGAAACTGAAATCAGACACGGCAGGCATTGTGTTTTTAATATGCACGTTCACTTAGTCTTTGTTACAAAATACCGCCGTGATGTTTTTACGAAAGCGATTTTAGATGATCTCAATTTGATTTTCGAAAGCGTCTGCAATGATTTTGAAGCAAAATTAGTCGAGTTTGACGGCGAAGACGATCACGTTCATTTACTCATTGAATATCCGCCGAAAGTGGCAGTTTCTACGCTAGTAAACAGCCTAAAAGGTGTATCAAGTCGAATGATTAGAAAGAAAAATTACCCAAGTATCCGAAAAAAACTTTGGGGCAATCAGCTTTGGTCGCCCTCTTATTTTGCCGGTAGTTGCGGTGGTGCACCTATTTCAATTATTCGCCAATACATCGAGCAACAACAAACACCCGATTAG
- a CDS encoding DNA circularization protein produces the protein MGWTMPVQRASFRGVRFDVLSVDDDVYRSTIEHAYPFVNGADVEDLGLNPLTVRMQAVFYGTGYYTDFKKFLSVLQKSGAATLVHPIRGRLQNMICTGASFHHEAEMIDYVALDLTFIESTPAKPIFVFNYSLLAKIDALLTELENFVDDVMALYGEFMEIVAFAANTKSRLLGVYGALFGCFEQVRGLFDFDKTKYGVSPVVTQDNFKAKSSRAVRDLVTMIDSGLRQIASCKDLTLRAKFDEVLRTIRQIKHIPADLVSGKNIKSAKEQAALKSLTTSFSKDDTESVHLMMQLASSVALLRIATELVEDDDLLPQDIEYITTQVRSQIMDNLQLLRKQADDEHRGENITVLSTPNTSFYTAAHNTAEQLRNKAHKFTQLALAAINRKPPLMVREVPFSGTVQQIAHAFYQDYKRADELLRLNPQIRYPNFVERGEWLNSYVK, from the coding sequence ATGGGTTGGACAATGCCTGTGCAACGTGCAAGTTTTCGCGGCGTGCGTTTCGATGTGCTTTCGGTGGATGATGATGTCTATCGCTCGACCATTGAGCATGCTTATCCTTTCGTCAATGGCGCAGACGTGGAAGATTTGGGATTAAATCCATTAACCGTGCGTATGCAAGCCGTATTTTATGGGACAGGCTATTATACGGACTTTAAGAAGTTTTTAAGCGTGTTACAAAAATCAGGGGCAGCAACATTAGTGCATCCGATTCGTGGGCGTTTGCAAAATATGATTTGCACTGGGGCGAGTTTTCACCACGAAGCAGAAATGATTGATTATGTGGCGTTAGATTTGACTTTTATTGAATCTACGCCAGCTAAACCGATTTTTGTCTTTAATTATTCCCTATTGGCAAAAATAGATGCCTTACTGACTGAATTAGAAAATTTTGTTGATGATGTGATGGCATTGTATGGCGAATTTATGGAGATTGTTGCCTTTGCCGCTAATACAAAATCACGTTTGTTGGGTGTTTATGGCGCATTATTTGGCTGTTTTGAGCAAGTGCGCGGGTTATTTGATTTTGACAAAACCAAGTATGGTGTGTCGCCTGTCGTGACACAAGATAACTTTAAAGCAAAATCTAGCCGTGCTGTGCGTGATTTGGTAACCATGATTGATTCTGGATTGCGCCAAATTGCTTCGTGCAAGGACTTAACCCTGCGTGCAAAATTTGATGAGGTACTCCGCACAATACGTCAAATCAAGCATATTCCTGCTGATTTAGTGAGTGGTAAGAATATTAAATCTGCCAAAGAACAAGCGGCGTTGAAATCATTAACGACCTCTTTTAGTAAGGACGATACTGAATCTGTGCATTTAATGATGCAGTTAGCCTCTAGTGTTGCTTTGTTGCGTATTGCCACTGAATTGGTAGAGGACGATGATTTATTGCCACAGGATATTGAGTACATCACGACTCAAGTGCGGTCACAAATTATGGATAATTTACAATTGTTACGCAAACAAGCAGACGATGAACATCGTGGGGAAAATATCACGGTATTAAGCACACCTAATACGAGTTTTTATACGGCTGCGCACAATACGGCAGAGCAATTACGCAATAAAGCGCATAAGTTTACTCAACTTGCCCTTGCGGCAATTAATCGTAAACCGCCTTTAATGGTGCGTGAGGTGCCATTTAGCGGTACTGTGCAACAAATTGCACATGCATTTTATCAGGATTACAAACGTGCAGATGAATTATTAAGATTGAATCCGCAGATCCGTTATCCGAATTTTGTTGAGCGTGGGGAGTGGTTAAACAGCTATGTCAAATAA
- a CDS encoding RNA-guided endonuclease InsQ/TnpB family protein, which translates to MQLRKAFKFEIMPNGEQIRRIKQFCGCSRFVFNRALAWQNEQYEQDRSVKFSYTKIANLLPQWKKELIWLKDCHSQVLQQSLKDLESAFKNFFQKRADFPKFKKKGLKESFRFPQGCKLEQQNNRLYLPKIGWVRYRNSRDVVGEIKNVTVSQKCGRFFASIQTEFEYEIPTHQGGEIGIDMGVARFATLSSGEYFKPLNAFKTHKGKLAKLQRQLKNKIKFSQNWQKLKAKIAKLHHKIANCRKDFLHQTSSKISKNHAMIYVEDLQVLNMSKSAKGTAEDHGKNVKQKSGLNRAILDQSWFEFRRQLDYKTQWLGGFLVAVPPQNTSRTCPCCGYTAKENRQTQADFECLECDYTENADVVGALNVLERGRAIVQA; encoded by the coding sequence ATGCAACTACGCAAAGCCTTTAAGTTCGAAATAATGCCAAACGGCGAACAAATCCGCAGAATTAAGCAGTTCTGTGGTTGCTCTCGTTTTGTCTTCAATCGGGCGTTGGCTTGGCAGAATGAGCAATATGAGCAAGATCGCAGCGTCAAATTCAGTTATACGAAAATAGCCAATCTGCTTCCGCAATGGAAAAAAGAACTGATTTGGCTCAAAGACTGCCACAGTCAAGTTTTACAGCAAAGTCTGAAAGATCTTGAAAGTGCGTTCAAAAACTTCTTTCAAAAGCGTGCTGACTTCCCGAAGTTCAAGAAAAAAGGCTTGAAAGAGAGCTTTCGTTTTCCGCAAGGTTGCAAACTGGAACAACAAAACAACCGCTTGTATCTCCCGAAAATCGGTTGGGTTCGTTATCGCAACAGCCGTGATGTCGTCGGCGAAATTAAAAACGTCACAGTTAGCCAAAAGTGCGGTCGTTTTTTTGCCAGTATTCAAACGGAATTTGAATATGAAATCCCAACACATCAAGGCGGAGAAATTGGGATAGATATGGGCGTTGCCCGTTTTGCAACGCTTTCAAGCGGTGAATATTTTAAGCCGTTGAATGCCTTTAAAACCCACAAAGGCAAACTAGCAAAACTACAACGCCAACTTAAAAACAAGATTAAATTTAGCCAAAACTGGCAGAAATTAAAGGCGAAAATCGCTAAATTGCACCACAAAATCGCTAACTGTCGTAAAGACTTCTTGCACCAAACTTCAAGCAAAATCAGCAAAAACCACGCAATGATCTACGTTGAAGATTTACAGGTGTTGAATATGTCCAAATCAGCCAAAGGCACAGCGGAAGATCATGGTAAAAATGTGAAACAGAAATCAGGTTTGAACCGAGCGATATTAGACCAATCTTGGTTCGAGTTCCGCCGTCAATTGGACTATAAAACGCAATGGCTAGGTGGTTTTTTAGTGGCTGTCCCGCCTCAGAACACCAGTCGAACTTGCCCTTGTTGCGGTTATACCGCAAAGGAAAATCGCCAAACTCAGGCTGATTTTGAATGCTTAGAATGTGACTACACAGAAAATGCGGATGTGGTCGGGGCGTTAAACGTTTTGGAGCGTGGGCGAGCTATCGTCCAAGCGTAA
- a CDS encoding pyocin knob domain-containing protein — MKSLMPQIDSNDGLFHNGNPATGEQGTRVTDTWLNNLQDRVRDVQAEVHYVLQKAGFKPVENKQTQLYEAIVKIIDDNRKTASLTQKGETKLYTGYDSQSEDLALTPKTGYQLKQLIDSNTRSLGNVIPNSKKSSVVNSNSNDTVATSAAVKTAYDKAVSAEENNLYQKIYVGKDNLQLDLTDRQQLINLFGYSYRINGHLSFTAHNNAQSNITGLPLTTKSPIAVTFYIIGGYSSVYCHYPLLGRSFFSRINFNNTALTYKWIELLTNTGEQTINNQLVLATRGWSKIKFPIDSGGVWRVEMNPNSETDPRFNFVYKMKDNTSRYCSFPVLRKNEVVAYQDWVNAQIAENFTRGKLTTQNLNDIKAYGIYAQEANRDATPERNYPTNFAGTLIVYPSAYNVMQKYINFRSGETYQRNVNIDLRTWSEWRRIDGLNSVSRSGDKMTGSLMIEGSAPGGFANGLMLKNKAGGQNTGVFVDFYQTDNIPRASMLMRDAGNNSTQIEFLNTPEGADWYRDSRQGVLTISSTGGLWSKSYGWLHDHFSKQDDIRNVWNELNNTYRKNRYRHQYYPHHYNSAEVFDIPMADNGVMRVIIMNVTINGYAKVNLPEAFNGSCVVQATDVGGGQKRVGANIQNGNVVEIHNSGQTDFQILAIGWYGW; from the coding sequence ATGAAAAGTTTAATGCCTCAAATTGATTCAAATGATGGCCTTTTTCACAATGGTAATCCAGCAACAGGTGAACAAGGCACACGAGTAACCGATACGTGGCTTAATAATTTGCAAGACCGAGTACGCGATGTACAAGCGGAAGTGCATTATGTGTTGCAAAAAGCGGGGTTCAAGCCCGTAGAAAATAAGCAAACTCAGCTTTATGAGGCGATTGTTAAGATTATTGATGACAACCGAAAGACGGCAAGTTTAACTCAAAAAGGCGAAACCAAACTTTACACAGGCTACGATAGCCAAAGTGAAGATTTAGCATTGACGCCTAAAACCGGTTATCAGTTAAAACAGCTTATTGACTCCAACACACGCTCGCTTGGCAATGTTATCCCCAACAGCAAAAAATCCAGTGTAGTCAACAGTAACAGCAACGATACCGTGGCAACCTCTGCAGCAGTCAAGACAGCTTACGATAAAGCAGTCTCTGCCGAAGAAAACAACCTCTATCAGAAAATCTATGTTGGTAAAGATAATTTGCAATTAGATCTAACAGATCGCCAGCAACTCATTAATCTTTTTGGCTATAGCTACCGCATTAACGGGCATTTATCATTCACCGCACATAACAATGCGCAAAGTAATATCACCGGCTTACCGTTAACCACAAAAAGCCCGATTGCTGTCACATTTTATATTATTGGTGGTTATTCGTCTGTTTATTGTCATTATCCACTTTTAGGTCGCTCATTTTTTAGTCGCATCAATTTTAATAACACGGCACTTACATATAAATGGATTGAGTTGCTTACCAACACTGGGGAACAAACCATCAATAATCAACTGGTTTTAGCAACAAGAGGTTGGAGTAAAATCAAGTTTCCAATTGATAGCGGGGGGGTATGGCGTGTTGAAATGAATCCAAACAGCGAAACTGACCCACGTTTTAATTTTGTGTACAAAATGAAAGATAACACGTCACGTTATTGCTCTTTCCCAGTATTAAGAAAAAATGAAGTCGTTGCGTATCAAGACTGGGTTAATGCACAAATAGCCGAAAATTTCACGCGTGGTAAACTGACCACACAAAATCTTAATGACATTAAAGCCTACGGTATTTACGCGCAAGAGGCGAATAGAGATGCTACACCTGAGCGAAATTATCCGACCAATTTTGCCGGGACGTTGATTGTCTATCCATCGGCTTATAACGTCATGCAGAAATACATCAATTTCCGCTCGGGCGAAACCTATCAACGGAATGTCAATATTGACTTGCGCACATGGAGCGAGTGGCGACGGATTGATGGGCTTAATAGCGTATCTCGTTCAGGTGATAAGATGACTGGCTCATTAATGATTGAGGGCAGTGCACCAGGGGGATTTGCCAATGGACTTATGCTTAAAAATAAAGCTGGGGGTCAAAATACAGGCGTATTTGTTGATTTTTATCAAACCGATAACATCCCTCGCGCATCAATGTTAATGAGGGATGCTGGTAATAATTCAACCCAAATTGAATTTCTGAACACTCCGGAAGGAGCGGATTGGTATAGAGATAGCCGACAAGGAGTGCTTACAATTTCATCGACTGGGGGGTTGTGGAGTAAATCTTACGGCTGGCTGCATGATCACTTTTCCAAACAAGATGATATTCGCAATGTTTGGAACGAATTAAACAACACCTACCGAAAAAATAGATACCGACACCAGTATTATCCGCACCATTACAACAGTGCAGAAGTGTTTGATATACCAATGGCAGATAATGGTGTAATGCGAGTAATTATTATGAATGTAACTATTAATGGCTACGCTAAAGTCAATCTACCTGAAGCATTTAATGGGAGCTGTGTGGTGCAAGCAACCGATGTTGGTGGCGGTCAAAAGCGTGTTGGTGCAAATATCCAAAATGGGAATGTTGTTGAAATCCACAATAGTGGACAAACAGACTTTCAAATTTTAGCTATAGGCTGGTATGGATGGTAA
- a CDS encoding Com family DNA-binding transcriptional regulator, with product MQSIKAIRCTFCNKLLAKVGIVGYLEIKCPRCKTVNTTR from the coding sequence ATGCAGTCAATTAAAGCAATCCGTTGCACATTTTGTAACAAATTATTGGCGAAAGTGGGGATAGTTGGTTATTTAGAAATCAAATGCCCTCGTTGCAAAACCGTTAATACTACACGTTAA
- a CDS encoding phage GP46 family protein, protein MDREISPFTGDYTSKQISTLANAAYIRLTTPLGSWWADGRVGSLLHLIPREKDLSHIGLIAQQYAEEALQPLIDDGRADEIIVNHTQPHNGVLILDISIRDNRGETYHFKHPVKVI, encoded by the coding sequence ATGGACAGAGAGATCAGCCCGTTTACCGGGGACTATACAAGTAAACAAATCAGTACGCTTGCCAATGCAGCGTATATCAGATTGACCACACCATTAGGCTCTTGGTGGGCAGATGGGCGTGTAGGCTCTCTGCTCCATCTTATTCCGCGCGAAAAAGATTTGTCGCACATAGGTTTAATTGCACAACAATATGCCGAAGAAGCCTTGCAACCCTTGATTGATGATGGACGTGCGGACGAAATTATTGTCAATCATACCCAACCACATAACGGTGTATTGATTTTAGATATATCCATCCGAGATAACCGGGGCGAAACCTATCATTTTAAACACCCGGTAAAAGTCATTTAA
- a CDS encoding YmfQ family protein, which translates to MMQTDHKKVLAKLYPPVSYDVNGERFLAQCEVDGNAFDRLQKSAVDLLQIIEPATSNTMLSDWEHLCGIKTDYTNNYQARVKRVIAKLNAIGGLSIPYFKRIAESIGYRIEIKEFSPLANDLPTTGDLAQFRNEARDNLIFMWRVSVLNGDDNIVYFRAGSSFAGNHLVEFGDPIIEEFFRDLKPAHTYCYFAYQTGS; encoded by the coding sequence ATAATGCAAACTGACCACAAAAAGGTGTTAGCAAAACTTTATCCGCCTGTTTCATACGACGTAAATGGAGAGCGTTTTTTAGCACAGTGTGAGGTGGATGGTAATGCCTTTGACCGATTACAAAAAAGTGCGGTGGATTTATTGCAAATTATTGAACCTGCCACCTCCAATACGATGTTGTCCGATTGGGAACATTTATGCGGCATAAAAACAGATTATACCAATAACTATCAAGCACGAGTAAAACGTGTTATTGCCAAGTTAAATGCAATTGGGGGCTTATCCATTCCCTATTTTAAACGGATTGCGGAAAGTATTGGATATCGTATCGAAATTAAAGAGTTTTCTCCCCTTGCGAATGATTTACCAACAACGGGGGATTTAGCACAATTTCGTAATGAAGCGCGCGATAACTTGATTTTTATGTGGCGAGTATCGGTGCTTAATGGGGATGACAATATTGTGTATTTTCGCGCAGGTAGTTCCTTTGCAGGTAATCATTTAGTGGAATTTGGCGACCCAATTATTGAGGAATTCTTCCGAGATTTAAAACCTGCACATACTTACTGTTATTTTGCTTATCAAACAGGATCTTAA
- a CDS encoding phage baseplate assembly protein V, producing MRRLSQVIQQKAQGAAEEIRQAFRGVLHLVKSADNIQKVQASGLADETLQDVELMQQFGFTSVPPANTQAVILPIGGQTTHGIVIATENGSFRVKNLQGGEVTIYDESGSSIVLKKGRLIEIDCDVLKINAATKVDISSPLVETDQVFTAQGQINGNGGMAVQGGSGASFTGNVQQSGGSFTTDGDVEAGTISLRNHKHTGDSGGKTSKPE from the coding sequence ATGAGACGATTAAGCCAAGTCATTCAACAAAAGGCGCAAGGTGCGGCAGAGGAAATCCGTCAAGCCTTTCGCGGTGTGCTGCACTTAGTGAAAAGTGCGGACAATATTCAGAAAGTTCAGGCTTCGGGGCTTGCCGATGAAACCTTGCAAGATGTAGAGTTGATGCAGCAGTTTGGCTTTACTTCTGTGCCTCCAGCAAACACGCAAGCGGTGATTTTACCCATTGGCGGACAAACTACCCACGGTATTGTGATTGCAACCGAGAACGGTTCTTTCCGCGTAAAAAATCTGCAAGGTGGCGAAGTGACCATTTATGATGAAAGTGGCTCTAGCATTGTATTAAAAAAGGGGCGGTTAATTGAGATTGATTGTGATGTATTAAAGATTAACGCTGCAACAAAAGTGGATATATCAAGTCCACTGGTTGAAACCGATCAGGTCTTTACTGCCCAAGGGCAAATCAATGGTAATGGTGGTATGGCTGTGCAAGGTGGCAGTGGTGCGAGCTTTACTGGTAATGTACAGCAAAGTGGCGGTAGCTTTACGACCGACGGCGACGTGGAGGCTGGTACAATTTCGTTAAGGAACCACAAACATACTGGCGATAGCGGAGGCAAAACCAGTAAACCTGAATAA
- a CDS encoding ABC transporter permease gives MLLSAIRHIVWVIILLLILSLLSFVILMRDPLNAALITNNIYSTYYHYLTSLLQGDLGITYNGGKSLKDLIFTVLPPTLELCFTALLLACLLSIPLGVLSAVYNQGAFSRTLQSISNVGLSIPSFWLAPILLYVAAIQNWEIAAIGQYNLLYEIKPITGFPIIDMWFLDVTYRTKIVQNVLQHLALPTLVLCILPTMEFIRIIQQRANYLLQQEYAKAAVTRGWSKWMILRRYVFRNTFPLLIPQFTRVFTLVLTQCMLVETVLGWPGIGLWLINAVTQQDYNSISAGVVVIGICIIIIDTLAKLLMFILDPFNKKGWYAR, from the coding sequence ATGCTCCTTTCAGCAATTAGACATATAGTTTGGGTGATTATCTTATTATTGATTCTCTCTTTGCTAAGCTTTGTCATTTTAATGCGTGATCCGCTTAATGCTGCTCTTATTACCAATAATATTTATAGTACTTACTATCACTATTTAACATCATTATTACAAGGCGATTTGGGCATTACTTATAACGGCGGAAAATCCTTAAAAGATTTAATTTTCACCGTCTTACCACCCACATTAGAACTCTGCTTTACTGCGCTCTTATTAGCTTGTCTTTTAAGTATTCCTTTGGGTGTATTAAGTGCGGTCTATAATCAAGGTGCTTTTTCACGAACATTGCAAAGTATCTCGAATGTTGGTTTATCGATTCCTAGTTTCTGGTTAGCCCCTATTTTGCTTTATGTTGCAGCAATTCAAAATTGGGAAATTGCAGCAATTGGACAATATAATTTACTCTATGAAATCAAACCAATAACAGGTTTTCCCATCATTGATATGTGGTTTTTAGATGTGACTTACCGAACAAAAATAGTACAGAACGTTTTACAACATTTAGCCTTGCCCACATTGGTGCTTTGCATTCTACCAACAATGGAATTTATCCGTATTATTCAACAACGAGCAAATTATCTACTTCAGCAAGAATATGCTAAAGCAGCAGTAACTCGTGGATGGTCAAAATGGATGATCTTAAGACGTTATGTTTTTCGAAATACATTTCCATTATTAATTCCACAGTTTACTCGTGTATTTACCTTAGTGTTAACACAATGTATGCTAGTAGAGACAGTCTTAGGCTGGCCTGGTATTGGACTTTGGCTCATAAATGCTGTAACCCAACAAGATTACAATAGCATTTCTGCCGGTGTAGTGGTAATTGGTATTTGTATAATCATTATTGATACCTTAGCCAAATTACTCATGTTTATATTAGATCCATTTAATAAGAAGGGATGGTATGCAAGATAG
- a CDS encoding ABC transporter permease subunit, with protein MQDREPDEFRESTSFFQIWLLFRQNRVALFSFYLFVFLIFIALFPKLIMPYNESMEFVGEELMPPSWVEKGRIAFFFGTDDLGRDVFSRLIMGTHYTLGSSLLVVIAVAIIGGALGILAGMSEGIKFRVLGHIFDAFLSIPILLIAIIISTLMEPSLMNAIFATLLAILPYFVHAIYQAIQQELKKDYVLLLRLDGISNWELLKSTILPNISVTYTQEIARAFVVAILDIAALSFISLGAQRPMPEWGAMIKDSLELIYLAPWTVLLPGFAIIFTILLSIIFTNGLCKAINKYYE; from the coding sequence ATGCAAGATAGAGAACCTGATGAATTTCGTGAAAGTACCTCCTTTTTTCAGATTTGGTTGCTTTTTCGTCAAAATCGTGTAGCGTTATTTAGTTTCTATTTATTTGTTTTTCTTATTTTTATCGCACTTTTTCCCAAGCTAATCATGCCTTATAACGAAAGCATGGAATTTGTGGGAGAAGAATTGATGCCGCCATCTTGGGTCGAAAAAGGCCGTATTGCCTTTTTCTTTGGAACCGATGATCTCGGTCGTGATGTATTCAGTCGACTCATCATGGGAACGCACTATACCCTTGGTTCATCTCTTTTAGTCGTCATTGCTGTAGCGATTATTGGTGGTGCATTAGGTATTCTTGCGGGCATGTCAGAAGGGATTAAATTTCGTGTCTTAGGCCATATTTTTGATGCGTTTTTATCCATTCCTATTTTGTTGATTGCCATTATCATTTCAACATTAATGGAACCGAGCTTGATGAATGCCATATTTGCTACCCTATTAGCTATTTTGCCGTATTTTGTACATGCCATTTATCAAGCCATTCAACAAGAGCTGAAGAAAGACTATGTTCTCTTACTAAGATTAGATGGGATTTCAAACTGGGAGCTATTAAAAAGCACCATTTTGCCGAATATTAGTGTTACCTATACGCAAGAAATCGCCCGTGCATTTGTGGTTGCTATTTTAGATATTGCAGCATTAAGCTTTATTTCTCTAGGTGCACAACGTCCAATGCCTGAATGGGGCGCAATGATTAAAGATTCATTAGAATTAATTTATCTTGCACCATGGACAGTGTTATTACCCGGTTTTGCTATTATTTTTACCATTTTATTGAGCATTATTTTTACTAACGGATTGTGTAAAGCAATCAATAAATATTACGAGTAA
- a CDS encoding phage baseplate assembly protein, with the protein MSNNYPYENDVTLEVDGKAHNSWKSYDIDSDFLIPADAFKFDLGVPSNSTVLPDFSGAEVKVRINGELVMTGIVDTTQHTISKTNRTYSLNGRDRASILVDCSAPITNVKGLTVLDAVKKIVEPLGIKKVALRAENNPTLDKVDIDVGETAWNAAMRCANSAGLHLWFEPNGELIVGGADYSTPPVATLCCMKDGKRNNFEQSDLTFDVSNRFSEVTFLAQSHGKQGQDNKNDLKWVYHDPEMTIYKPKTVVVSDVDNLEALQKWAKKYIADSMLEGFTLTIVVPDHKMQDGTLWQPGQRVHVICEEYEIDAIFFLMGRRFMLSRNAGTQTELRFKQDGIWTPDAYNAKAEKARKRKGKKLMATNGHGSWVAAN; encoded by the coding sequence ATGTCAAATAATTACCCTTATGAAAATGATGTTACGCTGGAAGTGGACGGTAAAGCCCACAATAGCTGGAAAAGTTATGATATTGATAGTGACTTTTTAATCCCTGCCGACGCCTTTAAATTTGATTTGGGCGTGCCTTCAAACAGTACGGTTTTACCTGATTTTTCGGGGGCTGAAGTGAAAGTGCGCATTAATGGCGAATTGGTGATGACAGGCATCGTGGATACGACACAGCACACTATTAGTAAAACTAACCGCACTTATAGCCTCAATGGGCGTGACCGTGCGAGTATCCTTGTGGATTGCTCTGCCCCCATTACCAATGTAAAAGGCTTGACTGTGTTAGATGCGGTAAAAAAAATTGTTGAACCACTTGGTATTAAAAAAGTGGCATTGCGTGCGGAAAATAATCCAACATTAGATAAAGTCGATATTGACGTAGGCGAAACAGCTTGGAATGCGGCAATGCGTTGTGCGAACTCGGCAGGCTTGCACTTGTGGTTTGAGCCAAATGGAGAGCTGATTGTGGGCGGTGCGGATTACAGCACACCACCTGTGGCGACCTTGTGTTGTATGAAAGACGGCAAACGAAACAACTTTGAGCAGTCGGATTTAACGTTTGATGTGTCGAATCGGTTTAGCGAAGTCACTTTTCTTGCACAAAGCCACGGCAAGCAAGGGCAAGACAATAAAAACGATCTGAAATGGGTTTATCACGATCCTGAAATGACTATCTACAAGCCGAAAACCGTGGTGGTATCTGATGTAGATAACTTGGAAGCCTTGCAAAAATGGGCGAAAAAATACATTGCGGACAGTATGCTAGAAGGTTTTACCCTTACTATCGTTGTTCCCGATCACAAAATGCAAGACGGCACATTATGGCAACCAGGGCAACGTGTGCATGTAATTTGCGAGGAATATGAGATTGATGCCATTTTCTTTTTAATGGGGCGACGTTTTATGCTGAGCCGAAACGCTGGCACACAAACGGAACTACGCTTTAAACAAGACGGCATTTGGACACCAGACGCTTACAACGCAAAAGCAGAAAAAGCACGTAAGCGTAAGGGCAAGAAATTAATGGCTACTAACGGACATGGCAGCTGGGTGGCTGCGAATTAA